The DNA sequence AGTGGAAGGGCGCGCCGGGCAGATAGGGACGCCGCTTTCCCTTCGGGGGCCAGGGCCGCGCCGGACGCGCCCTGGCCCAGCGCGGCCGGCCCCGCCTCAGCGGAGCGATTCGAACAGGAACGCCCGCGCCTTCCGCCAGCGACGCTCCACCGTGGTCTCGCTGATCGACAGGGCCTCGGCGATCTCGGAGACCTTGAGCCCCGCGAAGTAGCGCATCTCGACGACCCGGGCGGAATCCGCGTCGAGGCTCTCGAGGCGTCCGAGAGCCTGGTGCACCTGCAGGATCTCGTCGGGGCGATCGTTGACGGTGCCGTCCCCGTCGCTGAGGGACACCGGCGTGGCGTCGCCGCCGCGCCGCGCCGCGTTTCGCTGGCGGACGAAGTCGACGATGACGGACCTCATCGCCCGCGACGCGTAGGCGAGGAACTGCCGGCGATCCTCGGCCTCGACGCTGCCGGCCTCGATCATGCGCAGGAAGCTCTCGTGCACCACCACGGTGGTGTCGAGAACCGAGTCGCGCCCCCCGGCGCGGAGACGCGCCCGCGCGAGCCTTCGCAGCGTCTCGTACAGCCGGGAGTAGAGCTGCTCCGCCGCGCCCCGGTCGCCGGCGTTCGCTGCGCGGAGCAGGAGCGTGATCTCGCCCAAGGGTCACTCACGATCCGGTGGCGCCGCCGCCGCGACGTCGATCAGCAGCGAAGATTATAAGTCCAATCCGAGCCCGTGCCCCTGAGGCTTCGCGGGGAGACACGGACCCGCTCTCCACCACTGGGGAGCGGTTCGCAGGT is a window from the Terriglobia bacterium genome containing:
- a CDS encoding sigma-70 family RNA polymerase sigma factor gives rise to the protein MGEITLLLRAANAGDRGAAEQLYSRLYETLRRLARARLRAGGRDSVLDTTVVVHESFLRMIEAGSVEAEDRRQFLAYASRAMRSVIVDFVRQRNAARRGGDATPVSLSDGDGTVNDRPDEILQVHQALGRLESLDADSARVVEMRYFAGLKVSEIAEALSISETTVERRWRKARAFLFESLR